The Acidobacteriota bacterium genome contains the following window.
TAGTCGGGTTCATTGAATTTCTCCTGGTGCGTGTAGTCACTCCTATTGAAAATCTCGGTGGAGGCGGCCCCGGAATCAGCCCGCGGTCATCCCTCCATCCACCGCCAGGGATGCACCGATGATATAGGAGGCCTTGTCAGAACTAATGAACACGATGGCATTTGCAATCTCTTCGGGGGTGCCCATGCGCTTGGTAGGAATGTGTGTCGCGAGGAAATTTGCTTTGTTTTCCTGCGTTTGCGCAAAGCGGTTGAACATTCCCGTTTCGGTCGGACCAGGCCCTGTTGGTTGGTTGCGCTCCGCGTTCCTGGTAAAACCTTCAGGACTTTCGCGGCCGCAGCGTGCGGCTTAAGAGCTGCGTGTCGTCACTGATGAT
Protein-coding sequences here:
- a CDS encoding SDR family oxidoreductase, coding for MFNRFAQTQENKANFLATHIPTKRMGTPEEIANAIVFISSDKASYIIGASLAVDGGMTAG